From one Brevundimonas sp. PAMC22021 genomic stretch:
- a CDS encoding ABC transporter substrate-binding protein: MSHFGNRRLADRRQALLGGAALALGAAGLIGCRRVEAPVDEQGRVRLRVASDGPAEARHGGVYAALASGAYERRGLNVQIVAGESAGDVAQRLARGTAELGLASDGASAFALAAEGAPVRAVAAFFQRDPAALMVRDTAGLDGLSDLDDRPVLLAEAATSPAWAWLKANAGFADTALQPFAGDLQPFLDDPDAVLGGRVTSDPYRIQRLGGFEPRTLLLAEEGYPAYGGLVLAPNAFARDNAEALRSFIAATAEGWRDYMRGDASSADALIRRGNPDLTEPALTAAREALRDNGLVDGGDAALYGLGAMTAERWQAFFDLVSQAGLAPSGLDWRDAFTDNYLPGRG; this comes from the coding sequence ATGAGCCATTTCGGGAATCGTCGCCTCGCGGATCGCCGGCAGGCCCTGCTCGGCGGCGCGGCCCTGGCGCTGGGCGCCGCCGGCCTGATCGGGTGCCGGCGGGTCGAGGCGCCGGTGGACGAACAGGGGCGCGTGCGCCTGCGCGTGGCGAGCGACGGCCCGGCCGAGGCGCGGCACGGCGGCGTCTATGCGGCGCTTGCCTCGGGCGCCTACGAGCGGCGCGGCCTGAACGTCCAGATCGTGGCGGGCGAGTCCGCCGGCGACGTGGCCCAGCGGCTGGCGCGGGGCACGGCCGAGCTGGGCCTGGCGTCCGACGGCGCCTCCGCCTTTGCGCTGGCGGCCGAGGGCGCGCCGGTCCGCGCCGTGGCCGCCTTTTTCCAGCGCGATCCGGCCGCCCTGATGGTGCGCGACACGGCCGGCCTCGACGGCCTGTCCGATCTCGACGACCGGCCGGTGCTGCTGGCCGAGGCCGCGACTTCGCCCGCCTGGGCCTGGCTCAAGGCCAACGCGGGCTTTGCCGACACAGCGCTTCAGCCGTTCGCCGGCGATCTGCAGCCGTTCCTGGACGATCCCGACGCAGTTCTGGGCGGCCGGGTCACCAGCGATCCGTATCGCATCCAGCGCCTCGGCGGCTTCGAGCCGCGCACCCTTCTGCTGGCCGAGGAGGGCTATCCGGCCTACGGCGGCCTGGTGCTGGCGCCCAACGCCTTCGCGCGGGACAACGCCGAAGCCCTCCGCTCCTTTATCGCCGCCACGGCCGAGGGCTGGCGCGACTACATGCGCGGGGACGCATCCAGCGCCGACGCCCTGATCCGGCGCGGAAATCCGGACCTGACGGAGCCCGCCCTGACGGCCGCGCGCGAGGCCCTGCGCGACAACGGCCTGGTCGACGGCGGCGACGCCGCCCTTTACGGCCTGGGCGCCATGACGGCCGAGCGGTGGCAGGCGTTCTTTGACCTGGTCTCGCAGGCGGGCCTTGCGCCGTCCGGCCTCGACTGGCGCGACGCCTTTACCGACAACTATCTGCCCGGCCGCGGCTGA
- a CDS encoding DUF2336 domain-containing protein, producing MSETLIAPVVDGSRLPDLIALAGEASSDKRRLLLRELTDHFFGAPSRSAAETALYDTILSDLAAEMETAVRAELAQRFSETSQAPRGLIRRLARDELEVAGPVLRASPVLTDQDLIDVVQSQGQGHLREVSSRAHVSEAVSDAIVENGDDETLGTLLRNDGAQLSRAASETAVERAKANPALHASTVERRGLPADLLNEMYFVVEARLRQQILEQNARLDPTLLESALTAGRVRVAAEDGALPADYAESLAYVEELKAAGQLTPPTLARFLRSNGRTAFVIALAQLADVDFHTAAQIIERRELDALAVVCRAADLDRALFLTYAVVLLNTERDAMTRARGYASMYGDLTREAALRTLRFWKLRRGAGAA from the coding sequence ATGAGCGAGACCCTGATCGCACCGGTTGTCGACGGCTCGCGCCTGCCAGACCTGATCGCCCTGGCCGGCGAGGCCTCCAGCGACAAGCGCCGGCTGCTGCTGCGCGAACTGACCGACCACTTCTTTGGCGCGCCCAGCCGGTCGGCCGCCGAGACGGCGCTGTACGACACCATCCTCTCCGACCTCGCCGCCGAGATGGAGACGGCCGTCCGCGCCGAGCTGGCGCAGCGTTTCTCCGAGACCTCCCAGGCCCCGCGCGGCCTGATCCGCCGCCTGGCCCGCGACGAGCTGGAGGTCGCAGGCCCGGTGCTGCGCGCCTCGCCGGTATTGACAGACCAGGACCTGATCGACGTCGTCCAGTCCCAGGGACAAGGCCACCTGCGCGAGGTGTCCAGCCGCGCCCATGTGTCCGAGGCCGTGTCCGACGCCATTGTCGAGAACGGCGACGACGAGACGCTGGGAACCCTGCTGCGCAACGACGGCGCCCAGCTGTCGCGCGCCGCCAGCGAGACGGCGGTCGAGCGCGCCAAGGCCAATCCCGCGCTGCACGCCTCGACGGTTGAGCGACGCGGACTGCCCGCCGACCTGTTGAACGAGATGTATTTCGTGGTCGAGGCCCGGCTGCGCCAGCAGATCCTGGAGCAGAACGCCCGCCTGGACCCGACCCTGCTGGAAAGCGCCCTGACCGCCGGCCGCGTCCGCGTCGCCGCCGAGGACGGCGCCCTGCCCGCCGACTACGCCGAGAGCCTGGCCTATGTGGAAGAGCTGAAGGCCGCCGGCCAGCTGACGCCGCCGACCCTGGCCCGCTTTCTGCGCTCCAACGGCCGCACCGCATTCGTGATCGCCTTGGCTCAGCTGGCCGACGTGGACTTCCACACCGCCGCCCAGATCATCGAGCGTCGCGAGCTGGACGCCCTGGCCGTGGTCTGCCGCGCCGCCGATCTCGACCGCGCCCTGTTCCTGACCTACGCGGTTGTGCTGCTGAACACCGAACGCGACGCCATGACCCGCGCCCGCGGCTACGCCTCCATGTACGGCGACCTGACCCGCGAAGCCGCACTGCGCACCCTGCGCTTCTGGAAGCTGCGGCGGGGCGCCGGGGCCGCTTAG
- a CDS encoding endonuclease domain-containing protein codes for MEAPARTIARAKDLRRALTLPEVLLWQAIRGRRLDGVRFRRQHPFGPFIVDFYCSDARLVLEIDGSSHENPNQARHDLRRDAWLAAQGISVVRIPAREVLSDLPGVLDFIRLRAAGPPPPR; via the coding sequence ATGGAAGCGCCCGCCCGCACAATCGCCCGCGCCAAGGACCTGCGCCGCGCGCTGACGCTGCCTGAAGTTCTCCTTTGGCAAGCGATCCGAGGCCGCCGCTTGGATGGCGTTCGATTCCGACGACAACATCCGTTCGGCCCTTTCATCGTGGACTTCTACTGTTCGGACGCTCGACTGGTGCTCGAGATCGACGGCTCGTCCCACGAGAACCCGAACCAAGCGCGGCATGATCTGAGAAGAGATGCCTGGCTGGCGGCGCAGGGTATCTCCGTGGTGCGCATCCCGGCGCGGGAGGTGTTGTCGGACCTGCCTGGGGTGCTGGATTTTATCCGGTTGCGTGCGGCGGGACCCCCTCCACCACGCTGA
- a CDS encoding MucR family transcriptional regulator, whose product MDEKPELLEMTADIVSAYVGNNTVSAETLPSLIANIHAALSQVTTGPVEPEPEPKEPAVPIRKSIAPDYLICLEDGRKFKSLKRHLRTKYDMSPEEYRTKWGLAKDYPMVAPNYAKARSDLAKQMGLGQGGRKPARAAAGAGRAKK is encoded by the coding sequence ATGGACGAAAAGCCCGAACTGCTCGAAATGACCGCCGACATCGTCTCGGCCTACGTCGGCAACAATACGGTATCGGCAGAGACGCTGCCGTCGCTGATCGCCAACATCCACGCCGCCCTGTCGCAGGTCACCACCGGCCCTGTAGAGCCGGAGCCCGAGCCCAAGGAACCGGCCGTGCCGATCCGCAAGTCGATCGCGCCCGATTACCTGATCTGCCTGGAAGACGGCCGCAAGTTCAAGTCGTTGAAGCGCCACCTGCGCACCAAATACGACATGAGCCCCGAGGAATACCGGACCAAGTGGGGCCTGGCCAAGGATTACCCCATGGTCGCCCCGAACTACGCCAAGGCCCGCTCGGACCTGGCCAAGCAGATGGGCCTGGGCCAAGGCGGCCGCAAACCCGCCCGCGCCGCGGCCGGCGCCGGTCGCGCGAAGAAGTAA
- a CDS encoding DUF2336 domain-containing protein, giving the protein MNDAVAAMGEEGGAAAPLKARHALLKRLADVVSLPASRINAFERSVTGDLLVEMLRLAAPEERRRVAARLAPLAELPNSVARMLLRDEPEIAGLLIEQCASLTDADLVSCARDAGPDHRFMMAGRRGLSEVVTETLFSFGETAVIECVLRNTTARLSQVGLEGVVGVSRQTPSLCTPLLKRPELRPSGAYVMFWWCGPEDRRTILQRFAVSREVMQEVSEDVFAMAAREGWSDPVSRKALQFIERRQRNRAAIAKSPFDDLEGAVAHAAQNGLTRETASEIAYLAGVKPLTGAKILGDPGGEPLAILCKATGLSRADLLNLWRSMRRPEATADGAVHPDWERVQVTYEMLAVDRAQTVLRYWNWSLSSALTPTLLRAIRQGEDEAVDEYSAPQRAAMMALAQDFGR; this is encoded by the coding sequence ATGAACGATGCTGTGGCGGCGATGGGGGAGGAGGGCGGTGCGGCGGCGCCGCTGAAGGCGCGTCACGCCCTGCTGAAGCGCCTGGCCGACGTCGTGTCCCTGCCGGCCAGCCGCATCAACGCCTTTGAGCGATCGGTCACCGGCGACCTGCTGGTCGAGATGCTGCGGCTGGCGGCGCCGGAGGAGCGTCGGCGCGTCGCCGCGCGCCTGGCGCCCCTGGCCGAGCTGCCCAACAGCGTGGCGCGCATGCTGCTGCGCGACGAACCCGAGATCGCCGGCCTGCTGATCGAACAGTGCGCCTCCCTGACCGACGCGGACCTGGTGTCCTGCGCCCGCGACGCGGGACCGGACCACCGCTTCATGATGGCCGGGCGGCGCGGCCTGTCGGAGGTGGTGACCGAGACCCTGTTCTCGTTCGGCGAGACGGCGGTGATCGAATGCGTGCTGCGCAACACGACCGCCCGCCTGTCGCAGGTCGGGCTGGAAGGGGTGGTGGGCGTCAGCCGCCAGACGCCGTCCTTGTGCACGCCCTTGCTGAAGCGGCCGGAACTGCGCCCGTCCGGCGCCTATGTCATGTTCTGGTGGTGCGGACCCGAGGATCGGCGCACCATCCTGCAGCGGTTCGCCGTCTCGCGCGAGGTGATGCAGGAGGTGTCGGAGGACGTCTTCGCCATGGCCGCGCGCGAGGGCTGGTCCGATCCGGTGTCGCGCAAGGCGTTGCAGTTCATCGAGCGCCGCCAGAGAAACCGCGCCGCCATCGCCAAGAGCCCGTTCGACGACCTGGAGGGCGCCGTCGCCCACGCCGCCCAGAACGGTCTGACGCGCGAAACCGCTTCGGAGATCGCGTATCTGGCGGGGGTCAAGCCCCTGACCGGGGCCAAGATTCTGGGCGATCCCGGCGGAGAGCCGCTAGCCATTCTGTGCAAGGCGACGGGCCTGTCGCGGGCCGATCTGCTGAACCTGTGGCGGTCGATGCGGCGGCCCGAAGCAACGGCGGACGGCGCAGTGCACCCCGACTGGGAGCGGGTGCAGGTTACCTATGAGATGCTGGCGGTGGATCGCGCCCAGACCGTTTTGCGATACTGGAACTGGTCGCTGTCTTCGGCGCTGACGCCCACGCTTCTTCGCGCGATACGCCAGGGCGAGGACGAGGCCGTGGACGAATATTCCGCGCCCCAGCGGGCGGCGATGATGGCGCTGGCGCAAGACTTCGGGCGCTGA
- the cysK gene encoding cysteine synthase A produces MTDAAANKDLAQPGAEYDASRHRKSGRGKVYDSIIDTIGDTPLVKLPRLSAEYGAKATVLAKLEFFNPVASVKDRIGVAMVEALEAQGRINADTVLIEPTSGNTGIALAFVAAAKGLKLILCMPESMSIERRKMLALLGARLELTPAEKGMKGAIARAQELLASTPNAVSPSQFDNQANPAIHKVTTAEEIWNDTDGAVDIVVSGVGTGGTITGVGQALKAKKASIRMIAVEPTASPVLSGGEPGPHKIQGIGAGFVPSIVDRAVIDGVEQVSNEDSFDMARKVARAEGVPVGISSGAALVAAYRLAALDENAGKTIVVIIPSFAERYLSTALFEGL; encoded by the coding sequence ATGACCGACGCCGCCGCCAACAAGGATTTGGCCCAGCCTGGGGCCGAATACGACGCCTCGCGCCACCGCAAGTCGGGGCGCGGCAAGGTGTATGACTCCATCATCGACACCATCGGCGACACGCCACTGGTGAAGCTGCCGCGCCTGTCGGCGGAGTACGGCGCCAAGGCGACGGTGCTGGCCAAGCTGGAGTTCTTCAACCCGGTGGCCTCGGTCAAAGACCGCATCGGCGTGGCCATGGTCGAGGCGTTGGAAGCGCAGGGGCGGATCAACGCCGACACGGTGCTGATCGAGCCGACCAGCGGCAACACCGGCATCGCCCTGGCCTTTGTCGCCGCCGCCAAGGGGCTGAAACTGATCCTGTGCATGCCCGAAAGCATGTCCATCGAGCGGCGCAAGATGCTGGCGCTGCTGGGCGCCCGGCTGGAGCTGACGCCGGCCGAGAAGGGCATGAAGGGCGCCATCGCCCGCGCGCAGGAGCTGCTGGCCTCGACCCCGAACGCCGTCAGCCCGTCGCAGTTCGACAATCAGGCCAATCCCGCGATCCACAAGGTCACCACCGCCGAGGAGATCTGGAACGACACCGACGGCGCCGTGGACATCGTCGTCTCGGGCGTCGGCACAGGCGGCACCATCACCGGCGTCGGCCAGGCGCTGAAGGCGAAAAAGGCCTCGATCCGCATGATCGCGGTGGAGCCCACGGCCTCGCCCGTGCTTTCCGGCGGGGAGCCGGGGCCGCACAAGATCCAGGGCATCGGCGCGGGCTTTGTCCCCTCCATCGTCGATCGCGCGGTCATCGACGGGGTGGAGCAGGTCTCCAACGAGGACAGCTTCGACATGGCGCGCAAGGTCGCCCGCGCCGAGGGCGTGCCGGTCGGCATCTCGTCGGGCGCCGCGCTCGTCGCCGCCTACCGCCTGGCGGCGCTGGACGAGAATGCGGGCAAGACGATCGTGGTGATCATCCCCAGCTTCGCCGAACGCTACCTGTCCACGGCGCTGTTCGAGGGGTTGTAG
- a CDS encoding methyl-accepting chemotaxis protein gives MLMSKRRKAEHAAQIAELRSVLDAVHRSQAVIEFDLDGTIRTANDNFLSTVGYRLEDIQGRHHRMFMDPAEAAGPAYADFWRRLNAGEFFADTFTRYGQGGRRVVIEASYNPILNADGKPYKVIKFATDVTAATIERERRAEADQAAAELQTLVVAETGRGLSALAGGDLSHRITVDLPGQYAQLRADFNAAMGQLEGDIGVINTKAGAIRAGAGEISHASDDLSRRTERQAATLEETAAALDEVTATVKLMADNAKRAYGVVGQARQDAEASGEVVGRTVAAMTAIEQSSTQINQIIGVIDEIAFQTNLLALNAGVEAARAGEAGRGFAVVASEVRALAQRSAEAAKEIKALISESANQVRSGVSLVGETGQALTAIVSRISEISGLMTEINASTQEQATALAEVNTAVNQMDQVTQQNAAMVEEATAASHSLTQEAQGLAQLVGRFQLSGGAAADMSPVHQAQARVLAFARG, from the coding sequence ATGCTCATGTCCAAACGCCGCAAGGCCGAACACGCCGCTCAGATCGCAGAGCTGCGAAGCGTGCTGGACGCCGTCCACCGCTCTCAGGCGGTGATCGAGTTCGACCTGGACGGCACGATCCGCACGGCGAACGACAACTTCCTGTCGACGGTGGGCTATCGTCTGGAGGACATCCAGGGTCGCCACCACCGCATGTTCATGGACCCGGCCGAGGCCGCGGGCCCGGCCTATGCCGACTTCTGGCGCAGGCTGAACGCGGGCGAGTTCTTTGCCGACACCTTTACCCGTTATGGCCAGGGCGGGCGCAGGGTGGTGATCGAGGCGTCCTACAATCCGATCCTGAATGCGGACGGAAAACCCTACAAGGTGATCAAGTTCGCCACCGACGTAACCGCCGCCACCATCGAGCGCGAGCGTCGGGCCGAGGCCGACCAGGCCGCCGCCGAGCTTCAGACGCTGGTGGTGGCCGAGACCGGTCGGGGCCTCAGCGCCCTGGCGGGCGGCGACCTGTCGCACCGCATCACCGTCGATCTACCGGGCCAGTACGCCCAGCTGCGGGCTGACTTCAACGCGGCCATGGGCCAGCTGGAAGGGGATATCGGCGTGATCAACACCAAGGCGGGCGCGATCCGCGCCGGCGCCGGCGAGATCAGCCACGCCTCCGACGACCTGTCGCGCCGCACCGAGCGCCAGGCCGCCACGCTGGAGGAAACCGCCGCCGCGCTGGACGAGGTCACCGCGACCGTCAAGCTGATGGCCGACAACGCCAAGCGCGCCTATGGCGTGGTCGGTCAGGCGCGCCAGGACGCCGAAGCCTCTGGCGAGGTCGTGGGCCGCACCGTCGCCGCCATGACCGCGATCGAGCAGTCGTCCACCCAGATCAACCAGATCATCGGCGTGATCGACGAAATCGCCTTTCAGACCAATCTGCTGGCGCTGAACGCGGGCGTCGAGGCGGCGCGGGCGGGCGAGGCGGGCCGCGGCTTCGCGGTGGTCGCGTCAGAGGTGCGGGCCCTGGCCCAGCGTTCGGCCGAGGCGGCCAAGGAGATCAAGGCCCTGATCTCCGAAAGCGCCAATCAGGTCCGCTCCGGCGTGTCGCTGGTGGGCGAAACGGGCCAGGCGCTGACCGCCATCGTCAGCCGCATCTCCGAGATCAGCGGCCTGATGACCGAGATCAACGCCTCCACCCAGGAACAGGCGACGGCCCTCGCCGAGGTCAACACCGCCGTCAACCAGATGGACCAGGTGACCCAGCAGAACGCCGCCATGGTCGAGGAAGCGACGGCCGCGAGCCACTCCTTGACCCAGGAAGCGCAGGGCCTGGCGCAGCTGGTCGGCCGGTTCCAGCTGTCCGGCGGCGCCGCCGCGGACATGTCGCCCGTGCATCAGGCCCAGGCGCGCGTTCTGGCCTTCGCCCGGGGCTGA
- a CDS encoding MarR family winged helix-turn-helix transcriptional regulator, which yields MKLAVAFSIALVGRRWKARFAALVKPSGNTNSRAAVLYFLADAPKGLTQAELSELLSISPATLTRMLDGMEGRGMISRRALIGDRRAKLVFIEDKGRADLEDLDKAAGELRDSLLDGVPAEDLRTTLSVLRVIEGRLSDKGEAAGEDFTPR from the coding sequence TTGAAACTCGCGGTCGCCTTTTCGATTGCTTTGGTGGGGCGCCGCTGGAAGGCGCGATTTGCGGCTTTGGTGAAGCCGTCCGGCAACACCAACTCGCGCGCGGCAGTACTGTATTTCCTGGCGGACGCTCCGAAGGGCCTGACCCAGGCCGAGTTGTCCGAGCTTCTCAGCATCAGCCCCGCCACCCTGACGCGCATGCTTGATGGCATGGAGGGGCGGGGCATGATCAGCCGGCGCGCGCTGATCGGCGACAGGCGCGCCAAGCTGGTGTTCATCGAGGACAAGGGGCGCGCCGATCTGGAAGACCTGGACAAGGCCGCGGGCGAGTTGCGCGACAGCCTTCTGGATGGCGTTCCGGCCGAGGATCTAAGAACAACCCTGTCGGTGCTTCGCGTGATCGAGGGCCGCCTCAGCGACAAGGGCGAAGCGGCCGGCGAAGATTTCACCCCGCGTTAA
- the fliI gene encoding flagellar protein export ATPase FliI encodes MRNLISAVEAIDPLVVTGKVAGVNGLLIESRGGLSRLAVGARAEIGRRGAEPLPAEVVGFRDAKALLMPFGPVEGVAPGADIRIIDAAAAVRPTTAWLGRIIDAFGNPIDGKGPLPQGPAPYPLRAAPPAAHSRGRVGERLDLGVRAMDVFTTTCRGQRLGIFAGSGVGKSVLLSMLARQATCDAVVVGLIGERGREVREFIEETLGEEGLKRAIVVVATSDEPALKRRQSAYMTLALAEFLRDQDLEVLCLMDSVTRFAMAQREIGLAAGEPPTTKGYTPTVFTELPKLLERAGPGPMRPDGTTAGPITALFTVLVDGGDHDEPIADAVRGILDGHIVMDRKIAERGRFPAIDVLKSVSRTLPGCQTPPERELNKRARQCLSAYANMEELIKIGAYRQGADPIVDRAIALNPALEGFLGQDKDDATRLSDSFTRLEAILNQGMIRE; translated from the coding sequence GTGCGCAACCTGATCTCCGCCGTTGAAGCGATCGATCCGCTGGTGGTGACCGGCAAGGTTGCCGGCGTGAACGGGCTGTTGATCGAGTCGCGCGGAGGCCTTTCCCGCCTGGCCGTCGGCGCGCGGGCCGAGATCGGCCGGCGCGGGGCCGAGCCCCTGCCCGCCGAGGTGGTGGGCTTTCGCGACGCCAAGGCCCTGTTGATGCCGTTCGGGCCGGTCGAGGGCGTGGCGCCGGGCGCCGACATCCGCATCATCGACGCGGCGGCGGCGGTGCGGCCGACCACCGCCTGGCTGGGCCGGATCATCGACGCCTTCGGCAATCCCATCGACGGCAAGGGACCGCTGCCGCAGGGTCCGGCGCCCTATCCGCTGCGCGCCGCGCCGCCCGCCGCCCATTCGCGCGGCCGCGTAGGCGAGCGGCTGGACCTCGGCGTGCGGGCCATGGACGTCTTCACCACCACCTGCCGGGGCCAGCGGCTGGGCATCTTCGCGGGCTCGGGCGTCGGCAAGTCGGTCCTGCTGTCCATGCTGGCGCGGCAGGCCACCTGCGACGCCGTGGTCGTCGGCCTGATCGGCGAACGGGGTCGCGAGGTGCGCGAATTCATCGAGGAGACCCTGGGCGAAGAGGGGCTGAAGCGCGCCATCGTGGTCGTCGCCACCTCCGACGAGCCGGCGCTGAAGCGACGCCAGTCGGCCTACATGACCCTGGCGCTGGCCGAGTTCCTGCGCGACCAGGACCTCGAGGTCCTCTGCCTGATGGACAGTGTGACCCGCTTCGCCATGGCCCAGCGCGAGATCGGCCTGGCGGCGGGCGAGCCGCCGACCACCAAGGGCTACACCCCCACCGTCTTCACCGAATTGCCCAAGCTGCTGGAGCGGGCCGGGCCGGGCCCGATGCGGCCGGACGGCACGACGGCGGGGCCGATCACCGCCCTGTTCACCGTGCTGGTGGACGGCGGCGACCATGACGAGCCCATCGCCGACGCGGTGCGAGGCATCCTGGACGGCCACATCGTCATGGACCGCAAGATCGCCGAGCGCGGGCGCTTCCCGGCCATCGACGTCCTGAAGTCGGTCAGCCGCACCCTGCCCGGCTGCCAGACCCCGCCCGAGCGCGAGCTGAACAAGCGCGCCCGCCAGTGCCTCAGCGCCTACGCCAACATGGAAGAGCTGATCAAGATCGGCGCCTATCGCCAGGGCGCCGACCCGATCGTCGATCGCGCCATCGCTCTAAACCCTGCTCTGGAAGGTTTCCTGGGACAGGACAAGGACGACGCCACACGTCTTTCCGATTCCTTTACCCGGCTGGAGGCAATCCTGAACCAAGGCATGATCAGGGAGTGA
- a CDS encoding flagellar FliJ family protein, which translates to MTAWAQSLIRISNYEVETLQKRLADINERRAAAEMKLAVLDAEAEGERERARIDADAGLMLTAYLNGWKNRKAVAEGALTTLAAEEEGAREALTGAFEELKKFEHVAETTRLDRLVALAKRETAAFDEQALRRRAV; encoded by the coding sequence ATGACCGCTTGGGCCCAATCCCTGATCCGCATCTCCAACTATGAGGTCGAGACGCTGCAAAAGCGCCTGGCCGACATCAACGAGCGCCGCGCCGCCGCCGAGATGAAGCTGGCCGTGCTGGACGCCGAGGCCGAGGGCGAGCGCGAGCGCGCCCGCATCGACGCCGACGCCGGCCTGATGCTGACCGCCTATCTGAACGGCTGGAAGAACCGCAAGGCCGTGGCCGAGGGCGCCCTGACCACCCTGGCCGCCGAAGAGGAAGGCGCCCGCGAGGCCCTGACCGGCGCGTTCGAGGAGCTGAAGAAGTTCGAGCACGTCGCCGAGACCACCCGGCTGGACCGACTGGTGGCGCTCGCCAAGCGCGAAACCGCCGCCTTTGACGAACAAGCCCTGCGCCGGCGTGCGGTGTAG
- a CDS encoding endo-1,4-beta-xylanase: MIDRRALLAAVPALAACDRFASAQDAPISAPPLKSVSPAPFGTCIQAGHIDDPAWVALARANVSQLTPEWEMKMEYIAADGLNAPYRFDRTDRIVDFAQANGMAVHGHTLIWYSQGGDLVAGLSGAEFDRVFDDYVATVAGHYRGKVRSWDVVNEPITDDGEGMRDCHWSREYGADGYVLRAFEKAKAADPEAVLFLNDYNLENTPRKGAEFLRLVERLLKAGCPLEGIGTQAHLDIEIPPGQITSFIREAARFGLPIHVSELDASLRSEGRIDLRSDRERLAQQTGRVRELAVAFADLPERQRFAFSIWGLRDTDSWLRQGDKDDGKDSPLPFTASGAANPMAAAIASGFQA; this comes from the coding sequence ATGATCGATCGCCGCGCCCTCCTCGCCGCCGTGCCGGCGCTGGCCGCATGCGACCGGTTCGCCTCGGCGCAGGACGCGCCGATCAGTGCCCCGCCGCTGAAGTCCGTTTCCCCGGCCCCGTTCGGGACCTGCATCCAGGCCGGGCACATCGACGATCCCGCCTGGGTCGCTCTCGCCCGCGCCAACGTCTCCCAGCTGACGCCGGAGTGGGAGATGAAGATGGAGTACATCGCCGCAGACGGACTGAATGCGCCCTACCGTTTCGACCGCACGGACCGCATCGTCGACTTCGCCCAGGCCAACGGCATGGCGGTCCACGGCCACACCCTGATCTGGTATTCGCAAGGCGGCGATCTGGTCGCGGGCCTGTCGGGGGCCGAGTTCGACCGTGTCTTCGACGACTATGTCGCCACGGTCGCCGGCCATTATCGCGGCAAGGTCCGATCCTGGGACGTCGTCAACGAGCCGATCACCGACGACGGCGAGGGCATGCGCGACTGTCACTGGAGCCGCGAATACGGCGCGGACGGCTACGTCCTGCGCGCCTTTGAAAAGGCCAAGGCGGCCGATCCCGAGGCCGTGCTGTTCCTGAACGACTACAACCTGGAGAACACGCCCAGGAAGGGCGCAGAGTTCCTGCGGCTGGTCGAACGGTTGCTGAAGGCCGGTTGTCCGCTGGAAGGCATCGGCACCCAGGCGCACCTCGACATCGAGATCCCGCCCGGACAGATCACCAGCTTCATCCGCGAGGCCGCCCGTTTCGGCCTGCCGATCCATGTGTCGGAGCTGGACGCGTCGTTGCGTAGCGAAGGCCGCATCGACCTGCGCTCGGACCGCGAGCGGCTGGCCCAGCAGACGGGGCGGGTGCGCGAACTGGCGGTCGCCTTCGCCGACCTGCCGGAGAGGCAGCGGTTCGCCTTCAGCATCTGGGGCCTGCGCGACACCGACAGCTGGCTGCGTCAGGGCGACAAGGACGACGGCAAGGACAGCCCCCTGCCCTTTACCGCATCAGGCGCGGCCAATCCGATGGCGGCGGCGATCGCGTCCGGATTTCAGGCCTGA
- a CDS encoding DUF1491 family protein translates to MLLSTDIWVSALIRRAEIEGAYATVVRRGDPRGGAVIVKAFDTSTRRARLFTEAFGMDGERQWIQPVSSEMEGELDAYVSRQVGYDPDLWVVEIEDRQGRHFIDGKVVDQA, encoded by the coding sequence TTGCTGCTGTCCACCGACATCTGGGTCTCGGCCCTGATCCGCCGGGCCGAGATCGAGGGCGCCTACGCCACGGTCGTTCGGCGCGGCGATCCGCGCGGCGGGGCGGTGATCGTCAAGGCGTTCGACACCTCGACCCGCCGGGCGCGGCTGTTCACCGAAGCCTTCGGCATGGACGGCGAGCGCCAGTGGATCCAGCCGGTCTCAAGCGAAATGGAGGGCGAACTGGACGCCTATGTGTCACGCCAGGTCGGCTATGATCCCGACCTGTGGGTGGTCGAGATCGAGGATCGGCAGGGCCGGCATTTCATCGACGGCAAGGTCGTGGATCAGGCCTGA